The genomic segment GCACGCGTTACCCCGCCGGAACCCTCGTCGGCGTGGTCGACGCCGAGTACCCCGCCGGCAATGCGCGGGTCGATTTGTGGATCAACCTGGGGCTGATCCTGATGGCCGGCGCGCTGGCGGGGATGCTGGCGGTGCTGGTGTTTTACCTGATCGTGCAGAAGCTCATCCTTTCCCCGGTTCGGCAGCTCACGCGCGTCGCCGACGGCGTCTCGCAGGGCGATCACAGCATTCGCAGCGCCATCGCGACCGGTGACGAATTCGAAGAACTGGCCCGCGCCTTCAACGGCATGCTGGGCCACCTCCAGGCTTCCGAGAACGAACTCCGCACCATCAATCGCAGCCTCGACACGCGCCTGGGCGAAGTCGCCGAACGCAACGTCGCGCTTTTTGAGGCCAACAAGATCAAGAGCCAGTTCCTCGCCAACGTCAGCCACGAATTGCGCACTCCGCTGACTTCGATCATCGGCTTCGCCGAACTGCTCCGCGAAGCGGCCAGCACCGAGGGCGGTCGGACCTTGCGCTACGCCGAGAACATCATGTCCAGCGGGCGCATGCTGCTGGGAATCATCAACGACCTGCTGGATCTGGCCAAGATCGAGGCGGGCAAGCTGGAGCTGCATCTCGCGACGATTGATCTGACCGAGCTGGGCAACAACCTGATCGACTTCATGCGCCCGCTGGCCGACAAGAAGAACCTGAAGCTGGCCGGGCGTTTTGAACCGGATCTTCCGGCGATCACGTCCGACGCGGGGCGCCTTCAGCAGATTCTATACAACTTACTATCCAACGCCGTGAAATTCACGCCGGATCACAAGTCCATCGAGCTCGAGATCGCCCGCGACGGCGACGCCCGCGTGCGATTGAGCGTTCACGATCAGGGAATCGGAATCCCCGAGTCCGAACTGCCGCGGGTGTTCGAAAAGTTCTGGCAGATCGACGACTCCATGACGCGCGAACACAGCGGCACGGGCCTGGGGCTGGCCATCAGCCGGGAGCTGGCTCATATTCTCGGCGGCGACATCAGCGTGGTCAGCAAAGAGGGCGAAGGCTCGACGTTCACCGTGATCTTGCCCATCACGCCGCCTTCGGAACTGGTCACGACACGCCTCCACGCCGTGCCGCTGACGTAGCGCCGCGAGCCGTCATCCAGTCCCACATCACTAAAAGCTGTTTCAAAACCCCCTCTCCCTTTCAGAGAGAGGGTCGGGGTGAGGGTGAATCCTTTCGGTTGAACTACTGTTCCCCCTCACCCAACCTCTCCCCCAAG from the Planctomycetia bacterium genome contains:
- a CDS encoding HAMP domain-containing histidine kinase, whose product is MSRISVLSVSLASKCRMLFGLAVLMIIASALLVPWLRMRDLVHEKNLTLARQAARLALARFEPGSGNWEYKQRLLKTWWPAGSVKHGIRCPVPRLIPLADPADPQPPPGCDPDVAGAIRALAADRSLTEVQLPIETISGNLLYRVVLPVRSVGTRYPAGTLVGVVDAEYPAGNARVDLWINLGLILMAGALAGMLAVLVFYLIVQKLILSPVRQLTRVADGVSQGDHSIRSAIATGDEFEELARAFNGMLGHLQASENELRTINRSLDTRLGEVAERNVALFEANKIKSQFLANVSHELRTPLTSIIGFAELLREAASTEGGRTLRYAENIMSSGRMLLGIINDLLDLAKIEAGKLELHLATIDLTELGNNLIDFMRPLADKKNLKLAGRFEPDLPAITSDAGRLQQILYNLLSNAVKFTPDHKSIELEIARDGDARVRLSVHDQGIGIPESELPRVFEKFWQIDDSMTREHSGTGLGLAISRELAHILGGDISVVSKEGEGSTFTVILPITPPSELVTTRLHAVPLT